A genomic segment from Nitratiruptor sp. YY08-10 encodes:
- a CDS encoding exopolysaccharide biosynthesis polyprenyl glycosylphosphotransferase, giving the protein MKFVLFRTLSFLILLLINLELTFLIVRVWKGCDCPWHTYSWMIAIYLLYYALFKLLNRRMVSLSETYLIFKANILALITIFSLLFLSGSIQNHSKNIVLIYFLLNLFIPIPLYLIKKLLINRWFQVDVLAICDQDGKKQIEKWFSKENGFGFRIKDIVLLGEKPLHRQNDLIKNIISNNRFYAVVIASNKLSKVFYLIDIIQPKISRIIVLPKISTMPLFHAEIINSIHHKGLAFFIQNRLLNPVDKTIKRFFDLSFASVLFLVSLPVMSGIYLAIWIQTKKNPIFTQTRIGKDGKPFTIYKFKTMVDNAEKVLEEYLQTHPEAKEEYERYRKLKNDPRITSIGKFLRKSSLDELPQLVNILKGDMSLIGPRPILPQEAELFGEFFSYYCSVRPGVTGLWQVSGRNELDFDERVKLDVWYVRNWSLEIDILILLKTVVIVLSRKGSY; this is encoded by the coding sequence TTGAAATTTGTCCTGTTTAGAACACTCTCATTTTTGATATTGTTACTCATCAATTTGGAACTCACCTTTTTGATAGTACGAGTATGGAAAGGATGTGACTGTCCATGGCATACGTATAGTTGGATGATAGCAATATATCTGCTCTATTATGCTCTTTTTAAACTCCTTAACAGAAGGATGGTCAGTCTTTCAGAGACCTATCTCATCTTCAAAGCCAATATTTTGGCACTTATTACTATATTTTCTCTTCTTTTTTTATCAGGTTCTATCCAGAATCATTCAAAAAATATCGTCCTTATCTATTTTCTCCTCAATCTTTTCATTCCGATACCTCTGTATCTCATAAAAAAACTGCTCATCAACAGATGGTTTCAAGTAGATGTTTTAGCTATTTGCGATCAAGATGGAAAAAAACAGATAGAAAAATGGTTTTCCAAAGAGAACGGTTTTGGTTTTCGCATAAAAGATATAGTACTTCTTGGCGAAAAACCGCTCCATAGGCAAAATGATCTCATCAAAAATATAATCAGCAATAATCGTTTTTATGCAGTCGTTATCGCTTCAAACAAATTATCAAAAGTTTTCTATCTGATTGACATTATCCAACCAAAAATTAGCCGTATCATAGTGCTTCCCAAAATATCTACGATGCCGCTGTTTCATGCAGAGATCATCAATTCCATCCACCATAAAGGTCTTGCTTTTTTTATCCAAAACAGACTTCTCAATCCTGTCGATAAAACAATAAAACGATTTTTCGACCTCTCTTTTGCCTCAGTTTTGTTTCTGGTTTCGTTGCCTGTAATGAGCGGAATCTATCTTGCTATATGGATACAAACGAAGAAAAATCCGATATTTACCCAAACAAGAATCGGCAAGGATGGAAAACCCTTTACAATATACAAATTTAAAACCATGGTAGACAATGCCGAGAAAGTGCTTGAAGAGTATCTTCAAACCCATCCCGAAGCCAAAGAGGAGTATGAACGCTATAGAAAACTCAAAAATGATCCAAGAATTACATCGATAGGAAAATTCTTGAGAAAAAGCTCTTTGGATGAGTTGCCACAACTTGTGAATATTCTCAAAGGTGATATGTCACTTATAGGTCCACGCCCAATTCTTCCACAAGAAGCAGAGCTTTTTGGAGAGTTTTTCTCCTACTACTGTTCTGTTCGTCCAGGCGTTACGGGACTATGGCAAGTGAGTGGTAGAAATGAGCTAGATTTTGACGAACGGGTCAAACTTGATGTATGGTATGTACGCAACTGGTCTTTGGAGATAGATATATTGATACTGTTAAAAACTGTTGTTATTGTACTTTCCCGGAAAGGAAGCTACTAA
- a CDS encoding EI24 domain-containing protein, with the protein MKINKFIIKTINDMLSLDTIKLALITGVPLLLVWLGLAWIFWAPVTHFTTEIITWIPFSIVRANGAFIITFFLWFIAVLVSYAFFIGLFSGFLLGGKKESRFEAINFTLIMIFAVVWALFILVKWPWLNHEIQRFLTILPFDTVAQGLSWLLAFYLFYNLFLITEYFTIFVFREAFLRAMMEKHLGDMELAQTDISQTKAYARLYWDIFWFFLASIAILPILFIPIANFLAVWFIWAWLYKESAFLGVCSYLCTQNEYEKFKEHKAYLLSASLVSALLNFIPIINIFTPFFIMDLYFHWIIETRNEEL; encoded by the coding sequence ATGAAAATCAACAAATTTATCATCAAAACCATCAACGATATGCTGAGCCTCGATACAATAAAACTCGCTTTAATCACCGGAGTACCACTGCTTTTGGTATGGCTGGGATTGGCTTGGATATTTTGGGCTCCTGTAACACATTTTACAACAGAGATTATCACTTGGATACCGTTTTCTATCGTTAGAGCAAATGGTGCATTTATCATCACCTTTTTTCTTTGGTTTATCGCTGTACTGGTTAGTTATGCTTTTTTTATAGGGCTTTTTAGCGGTTTTTTACTGGGAGGCAAAAAAGAGAGCCGGTTTGAAGCGATCAACTTTACGCTTATTATGATATTTGCTGTTGTCTGGGCACTTTTTATTCTTGTGAAATGGCCATGGCTGAATCATGAAATACAAAGATTTCTTACCATTTTACCCTTTGATACAGTGGCCCAAGGCCTTTCATGGTTGCTGGCTTTCTACCTTTTTTACAATCTCTTTTTGATCACCGAATATTTCACAATTTTTGTTTTTCGAGAAGCTTTTTTGCGGGCAATGATGGAAAAGCACTTAGGAGATATGGAACTTGCTCAAACAGACATCTCCCAAACCAAAGCGTATGCTAGGTTGTATTGGGATATTTTTTGGTTTTTCTTAGCATCCATTGCAATCTTACCAATTCTTTTTATCCCTATAGCAAATTTTCTAGCCGTATGGTTTATCTGGGCATGGCTTTACAAAGAGTCCGCCTTTTTAGGGGTCTGTTCCTATCTATGTACGCAAAACGAGTATGAAAAATTTAAAGAGCACAAAGCCTATCTTCTCTCAGCCTCTTTGGTCTCGGCTCTTTTAAATTTTATCCCTATTATCAATATTTTTACACCATTTTTTATTATGGATCTCTATTTTCATTGGATTATCGAGACAAGGAATGAAGAGCTTTAA
- a CDS encoding 2-isopropylmalate synthase produces the protein MAEIVKIFDTTLRDGEQSPGASMNTEEKIQIAKQLEKLGVDIIEAGFAAASPGDFEAIRKISEVVQKSTVCSLARALEKDIKAAGEAIAPAKHKRIHTFIATSPIHMKYKLRMEPDEVIKRAVDAVQYAKTFVEDVEFSCEDAGRSEMSFLKEIILAVIEAGAGTINIPDTVGYRFPHEMGEMIKELHETIQDRAVISVHCHNDLGLAVANSLYSVLNGARQVECTINGLGERAGNAALEEIVMAIKTRKDIFGDIDTNINTKEIYPTSRLVAAITGIEPQPNKAIVGKNAFAHESGIHQDGVLKHQETYEIMRAEDIGLDKNAIVLGKHSGRHAFKKKIEELGFSLSEEEINKAFERFKMLADKKKEVTDDDIRMLITNEISSAPEVYKLKKLQINDCSEGVPSAAVTVEYEGKEITDAGIGDGTIDAIFKTIDRITGVQGKLNDYQVIAVSKGKDALAKVVVKVVFDENKPAVIGHGLSIDTMIASAKAYVGALNSYISMKDMLRTKKDEEI, from the coding sequence ATGGCTGAAATAGTAAAAATTTTTGATACCACATTGAGAGACGGAGAACAGAGTCCCGGTGCTTCGATGAATACAGAAGAGAAGATTCAGATCGCCAAACAGCTTGAAAAATTGGGTGTGGATATCATAGAAGCTGGATTTGCTGCTGCAAGTCCCGGGGATTTTGAAGCGATACGGAAAATCAGCGAGGTCGTACAAAAAAGCACTGTCTGCTCATTGGCCAGGGCTCTTGAAAAAGATATCAAAGCGGCAGGTGAGGCGATTGCGCCGGCAAAGCATAAAAGGATCCATACATTTATCGCAACCAGTCCTATTCATATGAAATATAAACTTCGAATGGAACCGGATGAAGTGATAAAGCGGGCCGTAGATGCAGTACAGTATGCGAAAACTTTTGTCGAGGATGTAGAGTTTAGCTGCGAAGATGCAGGTCGTAGTGAGATGAGCTTTTTGAAAGAGATCATTTTGGCTGTTATTGAAGCAGGAGCCGGTACGATCAACATCCCTGATACTGTTGGGTACCGATTTCCTCATGAAATGGGAGAGATGATCAAGGAGCTTCATGAAACGATTCAAGATAGAGCGGTTATCTCTGTGCATTGTCACAATGATCTTGGATTGGCGGTAGCCAACTCGCTTTATAGTGTTTTGAATGGTGCGAGACAGGTGGAATGTACGATCAATGGACTAGGTGAGAGAGCTGGCAATGCTGCTTTGGAAGAGATCGTAATGGCGATAAAAACACGAAAAGATATTTTTGGTGATATTGATACCAATATTAATACAAAAGAGATCTATCCTACAAGCCGTTTAGTTGCAGCTATAACTGGAATCGAACCGCAGCCAAACAAAGCGATTGTAGGTAAAAATGCTTTTGCCCATGAAAGCGGAATTCATCAAGATGGTGTTTTAAAACATCAAGAGACCTATGAAATCATGCGGGCTGAAGATATCGGTTTGGATAAAAACGCGATCGTTCTTGGAAAGCATTCGGGCCGTCATGCCTTTAAAAAGAAAATTGAAGAGCTTGGATTTAGTTTGAGTGAAGAGGAAATCAACAAGGCATTCGAGCGTTTTAAGATGCTGGCGGATAAGAAAAAAGAGGTGACAGATGATGATATTCGTATGCTTATCACCAATGAAATTTCCAGTGCACCAGAGGTTTACAAACTGAAAAAGCTCCAGATCAACGATTGCAGTGAAGGGGTACCGAGTGCTGCAGTTACCGTAGAATATGAAGGAAAAGAGATTACAGATGCTGGAATTGGTGACGGTACCATCGATGCTATCTTTAAAACGATAGACAGAATTACCGGTGTACAGGGAAAACTGAACGATTATCAGGTGATTGCTGTGAGTAAAGGAAAAGATGCGCTGGCCAAAGTGGTGGTGAAAGTGGTATTTGATGAAAACAAGCCAGCCGTAATCGGACATGGTCTTAGTATCGATACGATGATAGCAAGCGCAAAAGCCTATGTGGGAGCGCTCAACAGCTATATCTCCATGAAAGATATGTTACGTACTAAAAAGGATGAAGAGATTTAA
- the pssA gene encoding CDP-diacylglycerol--serine O-phosphatidyltransferase: MEKPSFDIRYIFPNFFTALSAFLGVISVIASIKGDFEKAAWLIFISLILDGIDGRVARLTNATSKFGVEFDSLADLVAFGVAPAILLYQTMGSSFGKYGSMVAALFVVFGAIRLARFNVMSPANEPSVFIGVPIPSAAVFVAGWTMLYLKYHLLHAKFFILTGALLVAFLMVSNIRYPSFKKIDLHKNQVIKVLVLMIILLALLYLFPAEVVTFGITLYILAGVIRAGYYLFTKKIRYNNGKKLLGEKDE; the protein is encoded by the coding sequence GTGGAAAAACCGTCTTTTGATATACGCTATATCTTTCCAAATTTTTTTACGGCACTTTCAGCCTTTTTGGGGGTTATCAGTGTCATAGCCTCCATTAAAGGCGATTTTGAAAAAGCAGCATGGCTTATTTTTATCTCATTGATCTTGGATGGTATCGATGGCAGAGTGGCGCGCCTTACCAATGCCACAAGTAAATTTGGTGTAGAGTTTGATTCTTTGGCCGATTTGGTTGCTTTTGGCGTTGCTCCAGCAATTCTTCTGTATCAAACGATGGGCTCTTCATTTGGAAAGTATGGCTCCATGGTTGCAGCTTTGTTTGTGGTATTTGGAGCAATTCGGCTTGCTAGATTTAATGTGATGTCTCCAGCCAATGAACCTTCGGTATTCATTGGAGTACCTATTCCAAGTGCCGCAGTTTTTGTCGCAGGCTGGACGATGCTGTATCTAAAATACCATCTTCTTCATGCGAAATTTTTTATTCTTACAGGTGCGCTTCTTGTCGCTTTTTTGATGGTGAGCAATATACGATATCCAAGCTTTAAAAAAATCGATTTGCATAAAAACCAGGTAATCAAAGTTCTTGTACTTATGATAATTCTTCTGGCCCTTTTGTATCTTTTTCCAGCTGAAGTTGTGACATTTGGCATCACGCTTTATATATTGGCCGGTGTGATCAGAGCTGGATACTACCTCTTTACAAAGAAAATTCGATATAATAATGGAAAAAAATTATTAGGAGAAAAAGATGAGTGA
- the ftsH gene encoding ATP-dependent zinc metalloprotease FtsH, with protein sequence MANNKQKKPQNDNFFNKNPLLTFAIFSVILILLFKSILQPANNMGQGAMQHMAGAPIQKTKEISYSELKKLIKEGRVQYVAIGQKTIKAIANEGGFKVIYFANKVPGDTTLIPLLEKKGIDYGGFSESNWVTEMLFGWIIPILIFFAIWMFLASRMQKSMGSGILGMGSAKKLINSERPKVKFDDVAGVEEAKEEVKEIVDFLKHPQRYIRLGAKIPKGVLLVGPPGTGKTLLAKAVAGEADVPFFAVSGSSFIEMFVGVGAARVRDLFEQAKKEAPSIIFIDEIDAIGKSRAAAGPIGGNDEREQTLNQLLAEMDGFDSSESPVIVLAATNRPEVLDPALLRPGRFDRTVVVDKPDFEGRLAILKVHVKHIKLSPNVDLEEIARLTAGLAGADLANIVNEAALLAGRKNKEQVEQEDLLEAVERAIAGLEKKSRRISPEEKRIVAYHESGHALIAETTPGARKVTKVSIIPRGLAALGYTLNTPEENKYLMKKSELVAEIDTLLGGRAAEEIFIGEITTGASNDLERATDIVKAMISMYGMSDVAGLMVLEKRQNLFLGGPAQPVKEYSEKLAEEIDEFIKAFLNDRYTHVKNRLQEYSEAIEKMVKVLFEKEVIEGKEVRQIIKEFEEKHGKKSLLVEELQSDIEQAKHLSEQKSESE encoded by the coding sequence ATGGCAAATAACAAACAAAAAAAACCGCAAAACGATAACTTTTTCAATAAAAATCCACTGCTTACATTTGCGATCTTTTCCGTTATTTTGATTTTACTGTTCAAGTCGATTTTACAGCCAGCGAACAATATGGGGCAGGGTGCGATGCAACATATGGCTGGTGCACCGATTCAGAAAACAAAAGAGATCAGTTACAGTGAACTGAAAAAGTTGATCAAAGAGGGACGTGTTCAGTATGTTGCAATAGGCCAAAAAACGATTAAAGCGATAGCCAATGAAGGCGGCTTTAAAGTGATCTACTTTGCAAACAAGGTACCCGGTGATACGACGCTCATTCCACTTCTTGAAAAGAAAGGTATCGATTACGGTGGTTTTAGCGAGAGCAATTGGGTAACGGAGATGCTTTTTGGCTGGATTATCCCGATTCTCATCTTTTTTGCTATCTGGATGTTTCTTGCAAGCCGTATGCAAAAGAGTATGGGCAGCGGCATCCTTGGCATGGGGAGCGCCAAAAAGCTTATCAATTCCGAGCGACCAAAGGTGAAGTTTGACGATGTGGCTGGAGTGGAAGAGGCGAAAGAGGAAGTGAAAGAGATTGTCGATTTTCTCAAGCATCCGCAGCGATATATCCGACTTGGAGCGAAGATTCCAAAAGGGGTTTTGCTTGTGGGACCTCCAGGGACTGGTAAAACGCTTCTTGCAAAAGCAGTTGCCGGAGAGGCAGATGTACCATTTTTTGCAGTGAGCGGAAGTAGTTTTATCGAAATGTTTGTGGGTGTGGGCGCAGCTCGCGTTCGGGATCTCTTTGAACAGGCAAAAAAAGAGGCACCAAGTATCATTTTTATCGATGAGATCGATGCTATTGGAAAAAGTCGTGCTGCTGCAGGTCCGATCGGCGGGAACGATGAAAGAGAACAGACCCTTAACCAACTTTTGGCAGAGATGGATGGATTTGACAGCTCTGAGTCTCCTGTCATTGTTTTGGCAGCTACCAACAGACCTGAAGTGCTGGATCCTGCACTTCTTCGACCAGGACGATTTGATAGAACGGTTGTTGTGGACAAACCAGATTTTGAAGGTCGTTTAGCTATATTAAAGGTACATGTCAAGCACATCAAACTTTCGCCAAATGTCGATCTTGAAGAGATTGCGAGACTTACAGCCGGACTTGCAGGAGCTGATCTGGCCAATATAGTCAATGAAGCGGCGCTTTTGGCTGGACGAAAAAACAAAGAACAAGTTGAACAAGAAGATCTTTTGGAAGCGGTCGAAAGAGCGATTGCGGGTCTAGAGAAGAAAAGTAGACGAATCAGCCCCGAAGAGAAGCGTATCGTTGCATACCATGAGAGCGGTCACGCATTGATTGCCGAAACGACACCGGGGGCAAGAAAGGTGACGAAAGTCTCCATCATCCCAAGAGGGCTTGCGGCACTTGGCTATACGCTCAATACCCCAGAAGAGAATAAATATCTTATGAAAAAGAGCGAGCTTGTTGCAGAAATTGATACACTACTTGGCGGGAGAGCGGCTGAAGAGATCTTTATCGGCGAGATTACAACGGGAGCATCGAACGATCTTGAAAGAGCGACAGACATTGTCAAAGCGATGATCAGCATGTATGGGATGAGTGATGTCGCCGGACTCATGGTCCTTGAAAAGAGACAAAACCTCTTTTTAGGAGGACCTGCACAGCCAGTGAAAGAGTACAGTGAGAAACTGGCTGAAGAGATCGATGAATTTATCAAAGCCTTTTTGAACGATCGCTATACCCATGTGAAAAATAGACTGCAAGAGTACAGTGAGGCGATCGAAAAAATGGTCAAGGTTCTTTTTGAAAAAGAGGTGATAGAAGGCAAAGAGGTTCGTCAGATCATCAAAGAGTTTGAAGAGAAACATGGAAAAAAATCACTGCTTGTGGAAGAGCTGCAAAGCGATATAGAACAAGCGAAACATTTGAGTGAGCAAAAGAGTGAAAGTGAGTAG
- a CDS encoding 50S ribosomal protein L11 methyltransferase: MDRYYYQYTVQVDKFKDEIESFLMDRFYNGIEESDGKLILRSEKPLDDIMDELRAYVDSLIELFDTDIHLEITKEKKENINWIEKYKKSITPVEVGEFYIYPSWYEPKEGKVNIKIDPALAFGSGHHETTRGCLSAIQKYVQPGMELLDVGCGSGILSIAAAKKGAVVDICDTDTLALEESQKNFSLNKVEFQNGWVGSAANAKKKYDIVIANIVADVLTMIAFDLQKATKEGGILILSGIIEKYRNKVQNRFDFSILEEVQEGEWITMILRNDRGTDGK; the protein is encoded by the coding sequence ATGGATAGATACTATTACCAGTATACAGTTCAGGTAGACAAGTTCAAAGATGAAATCGAATCTTTTTTGATGGACAGATTTTATAATGGGATAGAGGAGAGTGATGGGAAGCTGATACTGCGAAGCGAAAAACCGCTTGATGATATTATGGATGAGCTTCGTGCCTATGTCGACTCTTTGATAGAGCTTTTTGATACGGATATCCATCTTGAAATCACAAAAGAAAAAAAAGAGAACATCAACTGGATCGAAAAATATAAAAAAAGTATTACTCCTGTGGAAGTGGGAGAGTTTTACATCTATCCTAGTTGGTATGAGCCAAAGGAAGGTAAGGTAAACATCAAAATCGATCCGGCTTTGGCATTTGGCAGCGGACACCATGAAACGACAAGAGGATGTTTAAGTGCAATCCAAAAATATGTACAGCCTGGAATGGAACTTTTGGATGTCGGATGCGGCAGCGGGATTTTATCGATTGCGGCGGCAAAAAAAGGAGCTGTCGTAGATATTTGTGATACCGATACACTGGCTTTGGAAGAGTCCCAAAAGAACTTTTCCTTAAACAAAGTTGAATTTCAAAATGGCTGGGTGGGAAGTGCAGCCAACGCTAAAAAGAAGTATGATATAGTTATAGCCAATATTGTTGCCGATGTTTTAACGATGATAGCGTTTGACTTGCAAAAAGCGACAAAAGAGGGAGGGATTTTGATCCTTTCTGGCATCATCGAAAAATATCGCAACAAGGTACAAAACAGATTTGATTTTTCTATCCTTGAAGAGGTACAAGAAGGAGAATGGATAACAATGATATTACGAAACGATAGGGGAACCGATGGCAAATAA
- the hisA gene encoding 1-(5-phosphoribosyl)-5-[(5-phosphoribosylamino)methylideneamino]imidazole-4-carboxamide isomerase: MEILPAIDLKDGKAVRLTKGLMESAKIYSDEPWQVAKRFEEMGSRWLHLVDLNGAFAGEPKNLEQIEKIRANTNLKIELGGGIRDEETIQKYVDLGINRLILGSIAVKNPQFVKAMAVKYPIAVGIDAIDGYVAVEGWAKTSTMRATDLAKEFAKSGVQAIICTDVGKDGTLSGVNVEFTVSIAEASGIDTIASGGVRDIEDIKKLQATGKVAGVIVGKAFYEGTLDLEKAFRLVQNG; the protein is encoded by the coding sequence ATGGAAATTTTACCGGCAATTGATCTCAAAGACGGGAAAGCGGTTCGTTTAACAAAAGGTCTGATGGAGAGTGCCAAGATATATAGCGACGAACCGTGGCAAGTGGCCAAAAGATTTGAAGAGATGGGTTCGCGCTGGCTCCATCTTGTGGATTTAAACGGTGCTTTTGCAGGGGAACCGAAAAACCTTGAGCAAATCGAAAAGATTCGAGCCAATACAAATCTCAAAATCGAACTGGGCGGTGGTATTCGCGACGAAGAGACGATTCAAAAATATGTCGATCTTGGGATTAATCGGCTTATATTAGGTTCAATTGCGGTGAAAAATCCACAATTTGTCAAAGCAATGGCTGTAAAGTACCCTATAGCTGTGGGTATTGATGCCATCGATGGGTATGTGGCTGTAGAAGGATGGGCAAAAACCTCTACGATGAGAGCAACCGATTTGGCAAAAGAGTTTGCGAAAAGCGGTGTGCAAGCGATTATCTGTACTGATGTCGGCAAAGACGGGACGTTAAGTGGCGTCAATGTGGAATTTACCGTCTCTATCGCTGAAGCAAGTGGGATCGATACCATTGCAAGTGGAGGTGTACGCGATATTGAGGATATAAAAAAACTTCAAGCAACAGGCAAGGTTGCCGGCGTCATAGTTGGAAAAGCATTTTATGAAGGAACATTGGATTTGGAAAAAGCATTTAGGTTGGTACAAAATGGATAG
- the hisH gene encoding imidazole glycerol phosphate synthase subunit HisH encodes MKIAIIDYNMGNLRSVSNAFEKIGYPAIIEKDPGKLQNYDKIILPGVGAFGDAVEHLEKSGLKEAICDFAQSGRPMLGICLGMQLLFEKSYEFGEHKGLGLIKGEVVPFDKNRFDHRLKVPHMGWNELFVQKETPLFAGLPKAFYLYFVHSYHAVCDEEYVIGKTLYGYEFVSAVQNGNVFGLQPHPEKSHENGLRILKNFVEL; translated from the coding sequence ATGAAGATAGCGATTATTGATTACAATATGGGAAATCTTCGAAGCGTGTCGAACGCTTTTGAAAAAATCGGTTATCCGGCCATCATCGAAAAAGATCCTGGAAAACTGCAAAACTATGACAAAATTATCCTTCCCGGTGTCGGTGCATTTGGAGATGCGGTGGAACACCTTGAAAAGAGCGGGCTTAAAGAAGCGATTTGTGATTTTGCCCAAAGTGGTCGTCCTATGCTAGGTATCTGTCTAGGGATGCAGCTATTGTTTGAGAAAAGTTATGAATTTGGAGAGCATAAGGGGTTGGGCCTCATCAAAGGAGAGGTGGTCCCTTTTGACAAAAATCGCTTTGATCATAGACTCAAAGTCCCTCATATGGGTTGGAACGAGCTTTTTGTACAAAAAGAGACCCCCCTTTTTGCTGGGCTTCCAAAGGCATTTTATCTCTATTTTGTCCATAGCTATCATGCCGTTTGCGATGAAGAGTATGTGATCGGAAAGACGCTCTATGGGTATGAATTTGTCAGTGCCGTTCAAAACGGCAATGTTTTTGGTCTTCAGCCTCATCCTGAAAAATCGCATGAGAATGGTTTGAGAATCTTGAAAAATTTTGTGGAGTTGTAG
- a CDS encoding PDC sensor domain-containing protein has product MVVSEIEEFSEIRTKARAYLCFLLQRYIPNYVPDPSLDNIINALKILKKELPLADAFYVLDKTGTQIIDAVSNNPEYRRGKGINRSMRAYYYRAVREKRCILTDPYPSLLTHELTVTASYPIYDERKQLVYIVCVDISLKNLLKMFHPSSIDSHFGQFSKVIYGFFSFALLVVALLLLAKGMGSIIAESLVFQDVEIKEIFESTILITLSLAIFDLVKTLFEEEVLGHHKKRRTNDIHKTMIRFLGSIVIALSIEALMLVFKFAIIGPEKILYAVYLIGAVTLLLLALSYYLKSTADLKEDE; this is encoded by the coding sequence ATGGTAGTGAGTGAAATCGAAGAGTTTTCGGAGATACGGACCAAAGCCAGGGCGTATCTTTGCTTTTTGTTGCAGCGATATATTCCAAACTACGTGCCCGATCCATCGCTTGACAATATCATCAATGCATTGAAGATTTTGAAAAAGGAGCTCCCTTTAGCAGATGCTTTCTATGTTCTGGATAAGACTGGAACACAGATTATTGATGCTGTTTCAAACAACCCTGAGTATCGGCGAGGAAAAGGAATCAACCGAAGTATGCGTGCTTACTACTATAGAGCCGTTCGCGAAAAGCGCTGTATTCTGACCGATCCCTATCCCTCGTTATTGACTCATGAACTGACCGTTACTGCATCTTATCCGATTTATGACGAAAGAAAACAGCTTGTGTATATCGTTTGTGTAGATATATCTTTGAAAAATCTTCTCAAAATGTTCCATCCATCTTCAATAGACTCCCATTTTGGCCAGTTTTCAAAAGTTATTTATGGATTCTTTTCTTTTGCATTGCTCGTCGTTGCTCTGCTTCTTTTGGCAAAGGGGATGGGAAGCATTATTGCCGAAAGTTTGGTGTTTCAGGATGTAGAGATAAAGGAGATTTTTGAATCGACCATTTTGATTACACTCTCTCTTGCTATTTTTGATCTGGTCAAAACCTTGTTTGAAGAGGAAGTGCTTGGTCATCATAAAAAAAGACGTACAAACGACATTCACAAAACAATGATACGGTTTTTGGGTTCTATCGTTATAGCGCTTTCTATTGAGGCATTGATGCTTGTCTTTAAATTTGCTATTATCGGACCGGAAAAAATCTTGTACGCAGTCTATTTGATAGGTGCGGTGACTCTGCTTTTATTGGCACTTTCGTACTATCTCAAATCGACTGCCGATTTGAAAGAGGATGAATGA
- a CDS encoding 3'-5' exonuclease produces MICVFDCETIPDIELIRKNFEVEGEDFEAIHQALQQYEAKAGTTFLPHPYHKVVAISAVFADDFGRFKKVGTFPGDDEKEIIESFLSYIDSKNPKLVSFNGRNFDIPMLLLRAMKYNLSCSAYFEQDNQMLNKSKWENYRSRYSESFHLDLMDVLSNFGAARGLKLDTLCQMAGIPGKFDVDGSQVLQLYYNNDLDKIQEYCESDVINTYLLFLKYELLKGGLSKEEYRDILYRMQEIFPKEKSYSEIFMNYMKKESHGSE; encoded by the coding sequence ATGATTTGCGTTTTTGATTGTGAAACTATACCAGATATTGAACTGATTCGCAAAAATTTTGAGGTTGAAGGCGAAGACTTTGAAGCCATCCATCAAGCTTTGCAGCAGTATGAAGCCAAAGCCGGTACGACATTTTTGCCCCATCCTTATCATAAAGTCGTGGCGATCAGTGCAGTGTTCGCAGATGATTTTGGAAGATTTAAAAAGGTGGGGACATTTCCGGGAGATGATGAAAAAGAGATCATTGAGTCCTTTTTATCCTACATTGACAGTAAAAATCCAAAACTTGTCTCATTTAACGGAAGAAATTTTGATATACCGATGCTGCTTTTGCGGGCCATGAAATACAATCTTTCCTGTTCGGCCTATTTTGAACAGGATAATCAAATGCTCAATAAATCAAAGTGGGAAAATTATAGAAGCAGGTACTCTGAAAGTTTTCATCTTGATCTCATGGATGTGCTGAGCAACTTTGGAGCAGCCAGAGGGCTGAAACTTGATACTCTTTGTCAAATGGCTGGAATTCCTGGAAAGTTTGATGTAGATGGCTCGCAGGTTTTACAACTGTACTATAATAACGATTTGGATAAAATTCAAGAGTATTGTGAAAGCGACGTTATTAACACCTATCTTCTTTTTTTGAAATATGAGCTTCTAAAAGGGGGACTGAGCAAAGAGGAGTATCGAGATATTTTGTATCGGATGCAGGAGATCTTTCCAAAAGAGAAGAGCTATAGCGAAATCTTTATGAATTATATGAAAAAGGAAAGTCATGGTAGTGAGTGA